In one window of Hevea brasiliensis isolate MT/VB/25A 57/8 chromosome 10, ASM3005281v1, whole genome shotgun sequence DNA:
- the LOC110648533 gene encoding NAC domain-containing protein 21/22, producing the protein MGLRDIGATLPPGFRFCPSDEELVCHYLYKKITNEEVLKGTLVEIDLHTCEPWQLPEVAKLNANEWYFFSFRDRKYATGFRTNRATTSGYWKATGKDRTIVDPTTREIVGMRKTLVFYRNRAPNGIKTGWIMHEFRLETPHMPPKEDWVLCRVFHKSKGENSSKFDQQFMFETTASHNNSINNGPLSNLGASPLTDQHQGLPCGYHHQQITSLSSSSTTPTHQISYDKSSLLNLLQLSQERITNPLTTTTTTTDLSSKGDDDYEFVWEDMNLEETSLVDGGASSLENMRFEIGNSMVFL; encoded by the exons ATGGGGCTACGTGACATTGGAGCAACTCTGCCTCCTGGGTTTAGGTTCTGTCCCAGTGATGAGGAACTGGTCTGCCATTATCTTTACAAAAAGATCACAAATGAAGAGGTTTTGAAGGGTACTTTGGTTGAAATTGACTTGCATACATGTGAGCCATGGCAGCTTCCTG AGGTGGCAAAGCTCAATGCGAACGAGTGGTACTTCTTCAGCTTCAGAGACCGGAAGTATGCGACCGGTTTCCGAACCAATCGTGCTACGACATCTGGATACTGGAAGGCTACAGGGAAAGATCGCACGATTGTGGACCCAACGACTCGTGAGATTGTAGGGATGAGAAAGACCTTAGTGTTCTACAGGAACAGAGCTCCCAATGGAATCAAGACTGGTTGGATCATGCACGAATTTCGTCTTGAGACCCCGCATATGCCTCCAAAG GAGGATTGGGTTTTGTGTAGAGTATTCCACAAAAGCAAGGGAGAAAACAGCAGCAAATTTGATCAACAATTCATGTTTGAGACCACAGCTAGTCATAATAATAGCATCAATAATGGTCCATTGAGTAATTTAGGAGCTTCTCCTCTAACTGATCAGCACCAGGGTCTGCCTTGTGGGTATCATCATCAGCAAATCACCTCattatcatcatcatcaacaACCCCAACCCATCAAATAAGTTATGACAAAAGCTCTCTGCTAAACCTTCTTCAGCTTTCCCAGGAAAGGATCACCAACCCTTTGACAACGACGACTACTACCACTGATCTCAGCTCCAAAGGGGATGATGATTATGAATTCGTCTGGGAGGACATGAACTTGGAAGAAACTAGCCTGGTAGATGGAGGAGCTTCAAGCTTGGAGAACATGAGATTTGAAATCGGTAACAGCATGGTTTTCCTATGa